The following proteins are co-located in the Colius striatus isolate bColStr4 chromosome 6, bColStr4.1.hap1, whole genome shotgun sequence genome:
- the G2E3 gene encoding G2/M phase-specific E3 ubiquitin-protein ligase isoform X1, whose protein sequence is MSKNNFDVPSPFCVLCGRTDDCPEKYGEKRTYVEYDLTVHYYCLLMSSGIWQRGEEDEGVDGFLVTDIRKEVNRAAKLKCNICRRKGASIGCVAPKCKRSYHFPCGIQKECIFQFMENFRSYCWEHKPVQKFLDQESSGTSQCTICLDLVEQIPMYTVLKSPCCKNAWFHRECLQYQALSAGIFFFRCTVCNNQDKFQEEMLRMGIHIPEKDASWELEENAYQDLLQSYQHCDIKRCLCKKGRDYNEPDSKWEIKRCQCCGSRGTHLACSSMKSWEQNWECMECRSIFAKSGNYSKQKKRSLATSGKTDRKARLLEEPSPKCPRQSPGSTGSFLLQSPKIRCQNNLSPCSHLELPASNRMTMSLSPLMSENRNWFQRKRHLRKQRREVSNILKELKLQVNTKRTRLNINTENIWKSALKGFRQCKFNPRNTIQIKFTNCKNRLKTNISAASKHRFFQLLMLHLQNSSLFEGSSAKNLSFDFQAVKENLYFEAGKMIAVSLVHGGPSPGFFSKTLFNCLVYGPENVTPALEDVADVDVAQTIKMIKYAKSLSSLQSTIHNSYEFLAAAGCLRPVTALCDKNVLVNDILIHHVIKRIISPLESFRQGLKTLGVLEKIQMHPEAFFSILCHKPESLSAETLCDLFTIHSLSDVNKVEGADFWIGYLQEVESGESVVTLEDILLFATGFSSIPPVGFDPEPTIKFLHRRYPVGNRLLNCLELPLTKTYEQFKKKMEFTIRNTLRVERE, encoded by the exons TCTGTGTCCTCTGTGGACGGACAGATGACTGCCCTGAAAAATATGGAGAAAAAAGGACCTATGTGGAATATGATCTCACAGTTCATTATTACTGTTTG TTGATGTCAAGTGGCATTTggcagagaggggaagaagatgAAGGTGTAGATGGATTCTTAGTCACGGACATTAGAAAAGAAGTAAATAGAGCTGCAAAACTG AAATGTAATATCTGTAGGAGAAAGGGTGCTTCAATTGGATGTGTAGCTCCCAAATGCAAACGAAGCTACCATTTTCCTTGTGGAATACAAAAGGAATGTATTTTCCAGTTCATGGAAAACTTTAG ATCTTACTGTTGGGAACATAAACCAGTCCAAAAGTTTCTGGATCAAGAATCTAGTGGAACTTCACAGTGTACAATATGCCTGGATTTGGTTGAACAGATTCCAATGTACACTGTATTGAAAAGTCCTTGCTGTAAAAACGCCTGGTTTCATCGAGAATGCTTGCAG TATCAAGCTTTGAGTGCtgggatatttttctttagGTGCACAGTGTGTAATAATCAGGACAAATTTCAGGAGGAAATGTTGAGAATGGGCATACACATTCCAGAAAA GGATGCATCCTGGGAACTTGAAGAGAATGCATATCAAGACCTACTACAAAGCTATCAACACTGTGACATTAAAAGATGTCTCTGCAAGAAAGGAAGAGACTATAATGAACCTGACAG tAAGTGGGAAATAAAGCGTTGTCAGTGTTGTGGTTCCCGTGGAACTCACTTGGCCTGTTCATCTATGAAGTCATGGGAGCAAAACTGGGAGTGCATGGAATGCAGAAGTATATTTGCAAAATCAG GGAActacagcaaacagaaaaagcGTTCTTTGGCTACCTCTGGAAAAACAGACAGGAAAGCTCGTCTGCTGGAAGAGCCATCTCCGAAGTGCCCTCGGCAGTCACCTGGATCTACAGGCAGTTTTCTTCTCCA ATCACCAAAGATAAGGTGCCAGAACAACTTGTCCCCATGTTCACACCTAGAACTTCCAGCATCCAACAGAATGACGATGTCCCTGTCTCCACTGATGTCAGAAAACAGGAACTGGTTCCAGAGGAAAAG gcatttaagaaaacaaagaagggaGGTTTCTAATATACTGAAGGAGTTAAAGCTACAAGTTAATACAAAAAGAACAAGGCTTAACATCAATACAGAAAATATCTGGAAAAGTGCTTTAAAAGGATTTAGACAGTGCAAGTTTAATCCTAGAAACACCATTCAAATAAAGTTCACAAACTGCAAAAATAGATTAAAGACAAATATTTCTGCTGCATCAAAACACCGTTTCTTTCAACTGCTAATGCTTCACCTTCAGAATTCATCATTGTTTGAGGGCTCTTCTGCAAAGAACCTGTCCTTTGATTTTCAAG ctgTAAAAGAGAATCTTTATTTTGAAGCTGGTAAAATGATTGCAGTTTCTCTGGTTCATGGGGGCCCATCTCCAGGCTTCTTTTCCAAAACACTGTTCAATTGTCTTGTCTATGGTCCGGAGAATGTGACGCCAGCTTTGGAAGATGTTGCTGATGTTGATGTAGcacaaacaataaaaatg ATAAAATATGCAAAAAGTCTGTCTAGCCTACAGTCTACAATACACAACTCTTATGAattccttgctgctgctggatgcTTAAGACCTGTAACAGCTTTGTGTGATAAGAATGTGCTGGTAAATGACATATTGATCCATCATGTAATCAAGAGAATTATTTCACCCTTAGAAAG tTTTAGGCAAGGTTTGAAAACTCTGGGTGTGCTagagaaaatacaaatgcatCCAGAAGCATTCTTTAGTATATTGTGCCACAAACCTGAAAGCCTTTCAGCGGAAACTCTCTGTGATCTCTTTACAATCCATTCCTTGTCAGATGTAAACAAAGTTGAAGGTGCTGATTTTTGGATAGGTTATTTGCAAGAGGTGGAAa GTGGTGAGTCTGTAGTGACATTGGAGGATATTCTGCTCTTCGCAACAGGCTTTTCTTCTATACCGCCTGTTGGTTTTGATCCTGAACCTACTATTAAATTCTTGCATAGAAGGTATCCTGTTGGAAACAGACTCCTTAATTGTTTAGAGCTTCCTCTAACAAAGACATATGagcagtttaaaaagaaaatggagttcACCATCAGAAACACACTTAGAGTCGAAAGAGAGTAA
- the G2E3 gene encoding G2/M phase-specific E3 ubiquitin-protein ligase isoform X2, which yields MSKNNFDVPSPFCVLCGRTDDCPEKYGEKRTYVEYDLTVHYYCLKCNICRRKGASIGCVAPKCKRSYHFPCGIQKECIFQFMENFRSYCWEHKPVQKFLDQESSGTSQCTICLDLVEQIPMYTVLKSPCCKNAWFHRECLQYQALSAGIFFFRCTVCNNQDKFQEEMLRMGIHIPEKDASWELEENAYQDLLQSYQHCDIKRCLCKKGRDYNEPDSKWEIKRCQCCGSRGTHLACSSMKSWEQNWECMECRSIFAKSGNYSKQKKRSLATSGKTDRKARLLEEPSPKCPRQSPGSTGSFLLQSPKIRCQNNLSPCSHLELPASNRMTMSLSPLMSENRNWFQRKRHLRKQRREVSNILKELKLQVNTKRTRLNINTENIWKSALKGFRQCKFNPRNTIQIKFTNCKNRLKTNISAASKHRFFQLLMLHLQNSSLFEGSSAKNLSFDFQAVKENLYFEAGKMIAVSLVHGGPSPGFFSKTLFNCLVYGPENVTPALEDVADVDVAQTIKMIKYAKSLSSLQSTIHNSYEFLAAAGCLRPVTALCDKNVLVNDILIHHVIKRIISPLESFRQGLKTLGVLEKIQMHPEAFFSILCHKPESLSAETLCDLFTIHSLSDVNKVEGADFWIGYLQEVESGESVVTLEDILLFATGFSSIPPVGFDPEPTIKFLHRRYPVGNRLLNCLELPLTKTYEQFKKKMEFTIRNTLRVERE from the exons TCTGTGTCCTCTGTGGACGGACAGATGACTGCCCTGAAAAATATGGAGAAAAAAGGACCTATGTGGAATATGATCTCACAGTTCATTATTACTGTTTG AAATGTAATATCTGTAGGAGAAAGGGTGCTTCAATTGGATGTGTAGCTCCCAAATGCAAACGAAGCTACCATTTTCCTTGTGGAATACAAAAGGAATGTATTTTCCAGTTCATGGAAAACTTTAG ATCTTACTGTTGGGAACATAAACCAGTCCAAAAGTTTCTGGATCAAGAATCTAGTGGAACTTCACAGTGTACAATATGCCTGGATTTGGTTGAACAGATTCCAATGTACACTGTATTGAAAAGTCCTTGCTGTAAAAACGCCTGGTTTCATCGAGAATGCTTGCAG TATCAAGCTTTGAGTGCtgggatatttttctttagGTGCACAGTGTGTAATAATCAGGACAAATTTCAGGAGGAAATGTTGAGAATGGGCATACACATTCCAGAAAA GGATGCATCCTGGGAACTTGAAGAGAATGCATATCAAGACCTACTACAAAGCTATCAACACTGTGACATTAAAAGATGTCTCTGCAAGAAAGGAAGAGACTATAATGAACCTGACAG tAAGTGGGAAATAAAGCGTTGTCAGTGTTGTGGTTCCCGTGGAACTCACTTGGCCTGTTCATCTATGAAGTCATGGGAGCAAAACTGGGAGTGCATGGAATGCAGAAGTATATTTGCAAAATCAG GGAActacagcaaacagaaaaagcGTTCTTTGGCTACCTCTGGAAAAACAGACAGGAAAGCTCGTCTGCTGGAAGAGCCATCTCCGAAGTGCCCTCGGCAGTCACCTGGATCTACAGGCAGTTTTCTTCTCCA ATCACCAAAGATAAGGTGCCAGAACAACTTGTCCCCATGTTCACACCTAGAACTTCCAGCATCCAACAGAATGACGATGTCCCTGTCTCCACTGATGTCAGAAAACAGGAACTGGTTCCAGAGGAAAAG gcatttaagaaaacaaagaagggaGGTTTCTAATATACTGAAGGAGTTAAAGCTACAAGTTAATACAAAAAGAACAAGGCTTAACATCAATACAGAAAATATCTGGAAAAGTGCTTTAAAAGGATTTAGACAGTGCAAGTTTAATCCTAGAAACACCATTCAAATAAAGTTCACAAACTGCAAAAATAGATTAAAGACAAATATTTCTGCTGCATCAAAACACCGTTTCTTTCAACTGCTAATGCTTCACCTTCAGAATTCATCATTGTTTGAGGGCTCTTCTGCAAAGAACCTGTCCTTTGATTTTCAAG ctgTAAAAGAGAATCTTTATTTTGAAGCTGGTAAAATGATTGCAGTTTCTCTGGTTCATGGGGGCCCATCTCCAGGCTTCTTTTCCAAAACACTGTTCAATTGTCTTGTCTATGGTCCGGAGAATGTGACGCCAGCTTTGGAAGATGTTGCTGATGTTGATGTAGcacaaacaataaaaatg ATAAAATATGCAAAAAGTCTGTCTAGCCTACAGTCTACAATACACAACTCTTATGAattccttgctgctgctggatgcTTAAGACCTGTAACAGCTTTGTGTGATAAGAATGTGCTGGTAAATGACATATTGATCCATCATGTAATCAAGAGAATTATTTCACCCTTAGAAAG tTTTAGGCAAGGTTTGAAAACTCTGGGTGTGCTagagaaaatacaaatgcatCCAGAAGCATTCTTTAGTATATTGTGCCACAAACCTGAAAGCCTTTCAGCGGAAACTCTCTGTGATCTCTTTACAATCCATTCCTTGTCAGATGTAAACAAAGTTGAAGGTGCTGATTTTTGGATAGGTTATTTGCAAGAGGTGGAAa GTGGTGAGTCTGTAGTGACATTGGAGGATATTCTGCTCTTCGCAACAGGCTTTTCTTCTATACCGCCTGTTGGTTTTGATCCTGAACCTACTATTAAATTCTTGCATAGAAGGTATCCTGTTGGAAACAGACTCCTTAATTGTTTAGAGCTTCCTCTAACAAAGACATATGagcagtttaaaaagaaaatggagttcACCATCAGAAACACACTTAGAGTCGAAAGAGAGTAA